The genomic region GCGGCCGATGCGTTAGCGTTGCTCGTGTCGCTAGCAGTGCTAGGTGTTCGGCTCCTGGGAGGGTGTGTCATGCGGTTGACCACGGTCATGGCTTGGCTCGTCGTGGTGGCGGGCTTCGTGTTCGGGCTGAACTTCCTGCTCAACGGGCACGGCGCGGCCGCCGGGTTCGGCATCGTCGACCCGAGCGGCTACTACGTGGTGAAGGGCGTGCGCGACCTGGCGTACGCGTTGACGGCGCTGATCCTGCTGGTGCTGCGCCAGCGGCGGGCGCTCGGCTGGGTGGTGCTCGCCGACTCGGTCATCCCGATCGGCGACTTCTTCTCGGTCGTCACGTCCGGCGGCAGCCTGGCCTACGCGGCC from Lentzea guizhouensis harbors:
- a CDS encoding DUF4267 domain-containing protein yields the protein MRLTTVMAWLVVVAGFVFGLNFLLNGHGAAAGFGIVDPSGYYVVKGVRDLAYALTALILLVLRQRRALGWVVLADSVIPIGDFFSVVTSGGSLAYAAAVHGSAAVLVLITAALLLRESAHAPSAPAGDLRPRPATAR